From one Balaenoptera acutorostrata chromosome 6, mBalAcu1.1, whole genome shotgun sequence genomic stretch:
- the SPINK4 gene encoding LOW QUALITY PROTEIN: serine protease inhibitor Kazal-type 4 (The sequence of the model RefSeq protein was modified relative to this genomic sequence to represent the inferred CDS: substituted 2 bases at 2 genomic stop codons) codes for MVLFTQMEELGGHHKLSVSAENKPFLDAKVQIGPSSLRPRQPRISTAVRLWVLTQALAALFLVDREVPVSAAKGIFSRMPICEHMAESPVCPXIYDPVCGTDGVTYDSECKLCLARMXKKRQDIQIVNDGRC; via the exons ATGGTGCTCTTTACCCAGATGGAGGAACTGGGAG gccaccACAAGCTCAGCGTCTCTGCAGAGAACAAACCCTTCCTAGATGCCAAGGTGCAGATAG GCCCCAGCTCACTCAGGCCACGTCAGCCCAGGATCAGCACGGCTGTCCGCCTGTGGGTGCTCACCCAGGCCTTGGCTGCCCTCTTCCTTGTGGACAGGG AAGTGCCAGTGTCGGCAGCAAAGGGCATTTTCTCAAGAATG CCCATCTGTGAGCACATGGCAGAATCTCCAGTCTGCCCCTAGATATATGACCCGGTCTGTGGCACTGACGGGGTCACGTATGACAGTGAATGCAAGCTCTGCTTGGCTCGGATGTAA AAAAAAAGACAGGACATCCAGATCGTGAACGATGGCAGATGCTAA